The Cryptosporangium aurantiacum DNA segment GCCCGAACAGCGTCAACAGCGCGGGCAGCAACGTGATCGACGCGATCATCGTCGCCAGCACCGTGAGCGCCACGCTCAACGCCAGCGACCGGAACGCGGCCTGCCCGAGCGTCAGCATGCCGAGCAACGCGACGATCACCGTCGCGCCGGCGAACAGCACCGACCGGCCCGCGGTGTCCAGCGCCCGCTCGGTCGCGGACGACCGGTCAGCGCCCTGCCGGATCTCGTGCCGATACCGGACGAACACCAGCAGCGCGTAGTCGATCCCCACGCCGAGCCCGACCAGCGCCATCATCGCGGTCGCGTAGCTGGGCACCGTGAGCAGATGGGACGCCAGGATCACCGCGCTCACCGCGCTGCCCACCGCGAAGATCGCGGTGACCAGCGGCATCGCCGCGGCCAGCACCGAGCCGAACAGCGGCACGAGGATGATGATCGCGGCAAGTAGCCCGATGCCCTCGGCCGGTCCACCTTGCGCGGTGGCCTCCCGCACCGGATCGCCACCCCATTCGACCCGGTAACCGTCCAGCGAGGTGTCCACCAGCGCAGCCACGTCGTCGGACGACGCGCCGGAGTCGAGGGTGACCGTCGCCATGACCGTGTCGCCATCCTCGGAGACCGACCCCGGCGTCGCGAACGGATCGGAGACCCCGCTCACGGCGGACTCGGCCGCGATCCGGGCCAGCAGGCCCTGTACGGCGGGCTCGTCGAGGCCGTCGTCGCGGTGGACGACGACCGTGACCTCGTCCGGTGCGGGGCCGCCCTCGTGAACGGCGAGCGCGTCGGCGACCCGTTGCGACTCGCTGCCGGGCAGCGTGTTGTCGTCCTCGAACGCACTGCCGACCCGCCCGGCGGCCACGGCGAGCGCGCCCACGACGAGTACCCAGGCGACGATCGCGGCCCAGTGGTGACGGTGCGACCAGCCGGCGAACCGGCTGAGCAGGCTACGGCGGCGGAGCGAAGTGTCGGTCACCCCGGCGACGCTAGGGACGCCACCGCCCGCCCACATCGGACGACGTGCGGCCCGGCAATCGCCCGTCGACGTACCACCGTACGTCGGGAGGCGACAGACATCCCGCGCACGCGTGGTTACGCTCACGAACATGCGGCGCGTGGTCCTGATCGACATCACGCTCGGTGTCCTCACCGCGACCGCGGTCGCGATCGCGATCGCCGCGGACCTCGGCGACCACCGCCGGCCCGGCGTCCTCGCGTACGGGATCGCGGTCGCGCTCGGCGTGGTGCTGCTGGTACGCCGCCGGTTCCCGCGGCTGGTCCTGCTGGTCAGCGCATTCCTGCTGATCGCCTACTACGTGCGCGACTACCCGCCGATCGGCCTGCCGGTCCCGATCGGCGCCGCGCTGTTCTCCGCCGCCGAGGCGGGTCGCACCGGCTGGGCGGCGACGGTCACGGCAGCGCTCCTGGGTATCTCCACCGTGGCTCGGCTGATCGACGACGAGGACGCCGCCTACCTGTTCGGTTACGAGTTGCTGGTCACCGCCACCGCGATGGCGGCCACGATCGCTCTCGGCGACGGCCTGCGCTCCCGGCGCCTCCTCCGCGCCGAACAGCGCGAACGCTCACAACGGGAACGGGAGGCGCACGAGCGCCAGCTGGCCGGCGCGATCCAGGCCGAGCGGCTGGAGGTCGCCCGCGACGTCCACGACGCGGTCGGCCACACGCTGACCGTGGTGTCGCTGCACACCGACGTGGCGCTGGAAGCGGTCGACGAGGATCCGGCCGCGGCCCGGCGCGCGTTGGAGCACGTCCGGACCGCCTGCGACGCGGCCAGCGCCGAGCTGCGCCGCACGCTCGGCCTGATCCGCATCGCGGACGCTCCCGGCCTGCGTGCCCTGCCCGCACTCGCCACCGACCTGGGTCCGGGCATCACGCTCGACGTCCCGGACGACCTGGGCCCGCTGCCGCCGGTCGTCGACGCGGCGGTGTTCCGCATCGTGCAGGAGGCGGTCACCAACGCCCGGCGACACGCCGGCGCCGTGCCGGTCACGGTCCGGCTGCGCCCGGTCGGCGACGAGGTCGAGGTGGAGGTCCGCGACGAGGGTCCGCCGACGAACGGCACGCCCGACGGCGCCGGCCTGGGCCTGGTCGGGCTCACCGAACGCGTCGCGCTGCTCGGCGGCCGGACGGAGATCGGGCCCCACCCCGGCGGCGGCTACCGGGTGTGGGCGATGATCCCGACGACTGCGGTGGCGCCGCGATGAGCGTCCGCATCGTGCTTGTCGACGACCAGGACCTCGTGCGGGCCGGACTGCGTGCGCTCCTCACCCACGACCCTGACCTCGCCGTTGTCGGCGAGGCCTCCGACGGTGCGTCCGGCGTGACGCTGGTACGCCGCCTTCGTCCGGACGTCGTCCTGATGGACGTGCGGATGCCGGGCGTCGACGGAGTGGAGGCGACCACCCGCATCACGTCCGACGAGAACCTCACGGGCACGAAGGTCGTCATGCTGACCACGTTCGACACCGACGAGCACCTGTTCGACGCGCTGCGGGCGGGCGCGTCCGGGTTCCTGCTCAAGGACATCCGGCCCGGCCCGCTGCGGGACGCCGTCCGCACGGTCGCCGCCGGGGAGGCGCTGCTGGCGCCGTCGGTGACACGGCGGGTGATCGAGGCGGCCGCCGCCGGAGCGCCACCGGGCACCGACACCCGGCTGGAGGCCCTCACCGGACGGGAGCGCGAGGTCCTGGCCGAGGTCGGGACCGGGCGGTCGAACGACGAGGTCGCGGCCACGCTGTACCTGAGCCCGGCCACCGTTCGGACCTACGTCAGCCGCCTGCTCGCCAAGCTCGACGCGCGCGACCGGGCCCAGCTCGTCGTGCTCGCGTACGAGACCGGGCTGGTGCGCCGGTCTCAGCCCAGGTCACGCACGTAGCGGCGGCACGGGACGGCGACGGTCGTGCCGTCCTCGGTGAAGGCCCGGTAGTCGAACGGACCGCCGTCGTACCAGCCGCACCGCTCGTAGAAGCGACGCGCGCGCCGGTTGCCGTCGACGACCGCGAGCCAGGCCCGACGGTGGTTCGCCGCGATCACCCGCTCGGCGTGGCGCAGCAGGGCGGTCGCCACGCCGCTCCCCCGGGCCGCGGTGCTCACGTAGAGCTGCTCCAGCTCGTCGTCGTGCGCGACCGCGAAGCCGACGACCTGCTCGTCGACGGTGGCCACCGTCGTCACGTCCAGCCGGATCGGGACCCGGCGGACGAGGTCCTCGAACGTCCGGTGGGCCAGCAGCGCGTCCGGCACGCGTCCGAGGTGCGCGTCGGCCCAGCCGTCGTGCCAGATCTCGGCGATCGTGCGGACGTCGGTGTCCGCACCGGGCCGCAGGGTGAACTCCGGCGGCGGGAACGGCGCCCGGAACGTGAACGCGGTCTCGGTGGGTCCGTGTTTCCGCAGGTGCCGCACCCGTTCCTCAGCTTCCTCGGTCGTCGGACGCTCACCGGCAGGCACCCACCAGAGTGCGGTGTACGCCTCGCTCATCGGGGCGAACCACTCGCGGCGGCGACGCAACACCGTGCGGTGTAACTCTCCGAACGTGAAGTCGGAGAGGGATTCCACCGAGTCCCAGACCGACATGTTCACGATGACGCCCACGCTGTCGGCCGCGTCCCACTCGAACGCGCGGATCGCGGTCGCGTTGCCCTCGTCGGTGGCCAGCCGCCACCGGAAGCCCGGCGCCGCGTCGGCGGCGGCGTTGATCGGGTCGAGTGCGGCCATGAAGTCCGCGAGCACCGGGGAGTCCAGCGGAGCCCGTAACCGGCCGACGTTCACCTGTGCGAGTTCCCACGCCATGGCCCGCACGGTACCCGGCGGAATCACCTCACCAGCGTGCCGTGCAGGAACACGTCGACCGCGGTGGTGATGCTGTGCTCCACTTCGGAGGGTGCCGGCCGGGACGGCGAGTTCGTGAGCAGCCGCATCTGCGGGTCGCCGAGCATGGCCTGATACAGCTGCGCCCCGGCGGCCCTCGCGTCGGCGATCCGGATGAGGCCCTGGTCAGCGGCGGACTGCAGGTAGCGGCCGAGCACCGCCTGTCCGAACGCCGGTCCGTGCTCGAAGAACGCCTGGCCGATCCCCGGGATGCGCTCCGCCTCGGCCGTGACGAGCCGGTGCAACGCGATCGAGGACGGGTCGAGGACGATCGTCGCGAAGTGCCGGCCCAGCGCGACCAGCGTCGCCGCCACGTCCGCATCCTCGGGGGTGAACGAACGTAGCGGCGCCGACTTCTCGTCCAGCAGTGCCTCGACCGCCGACCGGAACAGCTCGGCCTTGTCCGCGAAGTGCCGGTACAGCGTCGACTTGGACCCGCCGACCGCGTGCAGCACGTCCTCCATCGACACGCCGGCGTAGCCGCGGGCGAGGAACAGCTGGCCGGCCGCCCGCAGAATGACCGTCCGCCGCTCCGTGCCCTGTCTGGTTGGCATGGTCCACATCATCGCTCACGGCAGTCCGCGGGTGCCGTCAGCTGCTGTAGTGCGCCTCCAGCAGGTCCGCGTGGCGTCGCTCGACGACCCGGCGCTTCAGCTTCAGCGACGGCGTCAGGTCGCCGTCCTCCACGGTCAGCGGCCGGTCGAGGATCGTGAACTTCTTGATCGTCTCCCACTTGCCCAGCCCGGCGTTGAGCCGCTCGACGTAACCGGCGATCTCCGCCCGCAGCGCCTCCGACCCGGCGATCTCGGCGATCGATGCCCCGGCCAGCCCGTGGCCGGCGGCCCAGGCGGCGGCCGCGTCCGGGTCGAGCGCGACCAGCGCGGTGACGAAGTTGCGTCCCTCGCCGTGGACGACGATCTCGGTGGCCAGCGGGCACATCGCCTTGAACCGCACCTCGATCGGCTGCGGGGCGACGAACTTGCCGCCGGACGTCTTGATCAGGTCCTTCTTGCGGTCGGTGATCTTCAGCGAGCCGCGCGCGGTGACCTCTCCGATGTCACCGGTGTGCAGCCAGCCGTCGGTGAGCGTGTCGGCGGTCGCCTCCGGGAGCTGGTGGTAGCCCTCCATCACACCCGGCCCGCGGACCAGGACCTCCCCGTCCTCGGCCAGCGCCACCGACGTGCCCGGCAGCGGCAATCCGACGGTGCCGAACTCGACATGGTCCGGCCGGTTCACGAACGACGCCGCGGCGGTCTCGGTGAGCCCGTACCCCTCGAGCACGAGCAGCCCGATCGCGTCGAACCACTCGGCGATCTCACCGGACAGCGGCGCGGCCCCGGAGATGAAGTACCGCATCCGGCCGCCGAACCGTTGCCGGATCTTCGTCGACACCAGCCGGTCGGCGATCGAGTGCTGGAACGCCAGGAACGCGGCCGGCCGTTCGCCCCGGTGCCGCGCGCGGGACACCTGACGCCCCACGTCGACCGCCCAGTCGAACAGGCGGGCCTTGACGCCGCCCTCCTGCTGCATCGTCGCGGCGACGCCCGCGTACACCTTCTCGAAGATGCGCGGCACCGCGGGCATCACGGTGGGCCGGACGACCGGCAGGTTGTCGATGATCTTCGTGACGTCGCCGTCCACCACGGACGGGTGCCCGACCGCGAGCTGCCCGCCGAGCAGCGTCTTGCCGAACGCGTGCGCCAGCGGCAGCCACAGGTAGGCCAGGTCGTCGGCCTTGATCAGGCCCACGGCCTGGATCGCGAGGCCCTCGTACACCCACGCCCGGTGGGTCAGCCGGACGCCCTTGGGGCGTCCGGTGGTTCCGGAGGTGTAGATCAACGTCGCGAGGTGCTCGGGCGCGACGGCCGCGGTCGCTTCCTTCACCAGCTGGGGACGCTCGACGAGAACTGCCCGCCCGCGCTCGCGGAGAGCGCCGAGCGTGAGCACCCGGGGGTCGTCCTGCGGCGGCTCGCCGTCGATCAGCACCGCACACTCGATCGGCGACTCGAGCACGCTCGCCAGGTGGGCCGTGGTCTCCACGACCGCGAACCGCGCGCCGGAGTCGGTGAGGATGTGCGCGACGTCGACCGGCGTCGATGTCGGATACACGGTGGTCGTCGTGCCGCCCGCGCACGCCACCGCGAGGTCGGCCTCGATCCACTCGACCCGGGTGGCGGACATCAGCGCGACCCGGTCCTCCGGGCGCAGGCCGAGGTCGAGCAGCCCGGCGGCGAGCTCGGTGACCGTGCGGCCGGTCTCGGCCCAGGTCTGCGAACTCCAGCCGCCGGTGCCGTCGGGGCGGCGGTACGCCTCGGCGTCGGGCGTCCGGCCGACCCGGTCGAGGAACAGCGCACCGAGCGAGGCCGGTGCGGTGGCCTGCAGCTCGGTCAGCAGCGTGGTCTCCGCGTCCGGCGCCGCGCAGGCATCCGAGGCCTGGTACTCGACGATTGATTCCACGGCGTCTCCTCGCTGAGTCGCGGTAACTTACGGGCCGTAAGTTACAGGCCGTCAGTTACGCTCGGAGGCGTTTCGGCGAGAAAGGCGGCGCCCGTGGTCGACGACGACCCACCCCGGCGGCGGCGAATGACCCGCACCGCGCGTGAGCAGCAACTTCTCGACGTCGCCGAGGACCTGTTCCTGACCGCGGGCTACGAGCGGACGTCGATCGAGGACATCGCCAGAGCCGCGGGCATCACCCGGCCGGTCGTCTACGAGCACTACGGCAGCAAGGAAGGCATCTACCTGGCGTGCGTCCGCCGGGCGCGGGTGCCGCTCAACGAGGCTCTGCAGACCGCGTTCGAGAGCAGCCAGGACCCGGCGGAGCAGTTCGCGCGCGGCGTCGACGCCTACTACACGATGCTCGAGGGCGACCCGAGCCGCTGGCGCCTGCTGTTCAGCCCGCACGGGGTGCTCACCGGGCCGCTCGCCGACGACCTCCTCCGCGAGCGATTCCGGACCACGAACCTGATCGCGGATCTGATCGAAGCCCACCTGCCGGACGTCGACCCGCAGCGGATCGACGCGTTCGCGCACGCGATCTCGGGCAGCGTCGAGCAGTTGGGG contains these protein-coding regions:
- a CDS encoding sensor histidine kinase, whose protein sequence is MRRVVLIDITLGVLTATAVAIAIAADLGDHRRPGVLAYGIAVALGVVLLVRRRFPRLVLLVSAFLLIAYYVRDYPPIGLPVPIGAALFSAAEAGRTGWAATVTAALLGISTVARLIDDEDAAYLFGYELLVTATAMAATIALGDGLRSRRLLRAEQRERSQREREAHERQLAGAIQAERLEVARDVHDAVGHTLTVVSLHTDVALEAVDEDPAAARRALEHVRTACDAASAELRRTLGLIRIADAPGLRALPALATDLGPGITLDVPDDLGPLPPVVDAAVFRIVQEAVTNARRHAGAVPVTVRLRPVGDEVEVEVRDEGPPTNGTPDGAGLGLVGLTERVALLGGRTEIGPHPGGGYRVWAMIPTTAVAPR
- a CDS encoding response regulator transcription factor, which gives rise to MSVRIVLVDDQDLVRAGLRALLTHDPDLAVVGEASDGASGVTLVRRLRPDVVLMDVRMPGVDGVEATTRITSDENLTGTKVVMLTTFDTDEHLFDALRAGASGFLLKDIRPGPLRDAVRTVAAGEALLAPSVTRRVIEAAAAGAPPGTDTRLEALTGREREVLAEVGTGRSNDEVAATLYLSPATVRTYVSRLLAKLDARDRAQLVVLAYETGLVRRSQPRSRT
- a CDS encoding GNAT family N-acetyltransferase, with translation MPDALLAHRTFEDLVRRVPIRLDVTTVATVDEQVVGFAVAHDDELEQLYVSTAARGSGVATALLRHAERVIAANHRRAWLAVVDGNRRARRFYERCGWYDGGPFDYRAFTEDGTTVAVPCRRYVRDLG
- a CDS encoding TetR/AcrR family transcriptional regulator, giving the protein MPTRQGTERRTVILRAAGQLFLARGYAGVSMEDVLHAVGGSKSTLYRHFADKAELFRSAVEALLDEKSAPLRSFTPEDADVAATLVALGRHFATIVLDPSSIALHRLVTAEAERIPGIGQAFFEHGPAFGQAVLGRYLQSAADQGLIRIADARAAGAQLYQAMLGDPQMRLLTNSPSRPAPSEVEHSITTAVDVFLHGTLVR
- a CDS encoding AMP-dependent synthetase/ligase, with protein sequence MVEYQASDACAAPDAETTLLTELQATAPASLGALFLDRVGRTPDAEAYRRPDGTGGWSSQTWAETGRTVTELAAGLLDLGLRPEDRVALMSATRVEWIEADLAVACAGGTTTTVYPTSTPVDVAHILTDSGARFAVVETTAHLASVLESPIECAVLIDGEPPQDDPRVLTLGALRERGRAVLVERPQLVKEATAAVAPEHLATLIYTSGTTGRPKGVRLTHRAWVYEGLAIQAVGLIKADDLAYLWLPLAHAFGKTLLGGQLAVGHPSVVDGDVTKIIDNLPVVRPTVMPAVPRIFEKVYAGVAATMQQEGGVKARLFDWAVDVGRQVSRARHRGERPAAFLAFQHSIADRLVSTKIRQRFGGRMRYFISGAAPLSGEIAEWFDAIGLLVLEGYGLTETAAASFVNRPDHVEFGTVGLPLPGTSVALAEDGEVLVRGPGVMEGYHQLPEATADTLTDGWLHTGDIGEVTARGSLKITDRKKDLIKTSGGKFVAPQPIEVRFKAMCPLATEIVVHGEGRNFVTALVALDPDAAAAWAAGHGLAGASIAEIAGSEALRAEIAGYVERLNAGLGKWETIKKFTILDRPLTVEDGDLTPSLKLKRRVVERRHADLLEAHYSS
- a CDS encoding TetR/AcrR family transcriptional regulator, translated to MVDDDPPRRRRMTRTAREQQLLDVAEDLFLTAGYERTSIEDIARAAGITRPVVYEHYGSKEGIYLACVRRARVPLNEALQTAFESSQDPAEQFARGVDAYYTMLEGDPSRWRLLFSPHGVLTGPLADDLLRERFRTTNLIADLIEAHLPDVDPQRIDAFAHAISGSVEQLGRWWLAHPEVERATVVGYQVAFFLPAFEAMRTSCP